The genomic region GGTACAAAAAGCCTTTGTTTTTTACGGTACCGCTCCAGAAGATAAAACCATGTTGAAAAAAATCACAGCACCAGTTTATGGTTTTTATGGTGGAAATGACAACCGAGTAAATGCTACCATTCCCGCTACCAAAGAAGCTATGGAAAAATTCAATAAAGTCTATGAAACTGAAATTTACGATGGCGCCGGACATGCTTTTATGAGAAGCGGAGCAGCTCCCGATGCAGATTCTGCAAATAAAGTGGCACACGATAAGGCGTGGGAACGACTTTTAAAATTGTTGAAATAAAATTAAAGATTGCCTAAAACCTATTTTTTTAACCTCCATCTTCCCGCATCTGGCATCTCTATTTATAATCAATTTTATTAGCTTTGTGAAAATCATTTTTTATGAAGAAAACTTTCATCGCGGTGCTAAGTTTGTTTTTAGCTACAAGCATTCATGCGCAAGAAACTGGCCTATTCAACAATACTGAAACGTTTACCAAACAAGATACTTTGCGCGGTAGCATTACTCCAGAAAGGGCTTGGTGGGATTTAAATTATTACCATTTATCAGTTACCGTAGACCCAGATGAAAAATATATTTCAGGTAAAAATGTTATTCGGTACAAGGTCTTAAAATCCAATCAAACCCTTCAGATAGACTTGCAGCCGCCGTTGAAAATTGAAAAAGTCACCCAAAATAATAAAGAATTGGAATTTACTTCCGAAGTAAATGCTCACTTTGTTCAATTGAAAGAACCTCAAAAGAAAGGAGATTATAACGAGATTCTCGTTTATTATTCAGGAAATCCTAAGGAGGCGGTTCGCGCACCTTGGGATGGAGGGTTTTCTTGGAAAAAAGATAAAAATGGGAAACCTTTTATAGCTACCTCTTGTCAAGGTTTGGGAGCGAGCATTTGGTGGCCCAATAAAGACCATATGTATGATGAAGTGGATAGTATGAAAATAAGTGTTACCACTCCCAAAGGATTAATGGATGTTTCCAACGGCCGTCTTGTTGGGGTTGATATGGAGGAAAATACAAATACATTTCATTGGAAGGTCAACAACCCTATTAATAATTATGGAGTAAATGTAAATATTGGTGATTACGTTCATTTTGGTGAGAAATACAAGGGTGAAAAGGGAATTTTGGACATGGATTATTATGTTTTAAGTTATAATCTAGAAAAAGCAAAAGAACAATTTAAACAGGCTCCCAAGATGATGGAAGCTTTTGAACACTGGTTTGGCCCCTACCCTTTCTACGAAGATGGCTACAAGCTTGTGGAAGTTCCCTATTTGGGTATGGAGCACCAAAGCTCGGTTACTTATGGCAATCAATACAAAAATGGATATCTAGGAAGGGATTTATCTGGCACTGGTTGGGGCTTGAAATCCGATTTTATTATTGTTCATGAAAGCGGACACGAATGGTTTGCGAATAATATCACCTACAAGGATATTGCAGATATGTGGATACACGAAAGTTTTACAGCCTATTCCGAGAATCTTTTTATTGATTATTACTACGGAAAGGAGGCCGCAGCCGAATATGTAATTGGGACTAGGAAAAACATTCAAAACGACATCCCAATCATAGGTAAATACGATGTAAACAATGAAGGTTCTGGAGATATGTATTACAAAGGCGCTAATATGCTTCACACGCTTCGGCAACTTGTAGAGGATGATGAAAAATGGAGGGCTATTTTAAGAGGTTTAAATAAAGATTTTTACCATCAAACGGTTACTACCGAGCAAATTGAAAATTACCTTTCAGAAAAAACCGGTAAAAACTTGGATGCCTTCTTCAATCAATATTTAAGAACGGTTATGATCCCAAATCTTGAATATAAAATTGAAAATAAAATGCTGAAATTTAGATATACCGATGTGGTCGAAAATTTCGATATGCCAATACAGGTTTATTTAAATGATAAAGAAGAATGGATTTTCCCAACAACGAAATGGAAAGAAATTTCTGCCGATAAAAAGATAGAGACTTTTAAGGTAGACGAAGATTTTTATATCGACAGCAATAAGGTCTAAAGCAATCCAATTTTTTTGGAATGTGAAATGGCAATGGCACTATCTTTAAAATAGCAAGTTGGCATATTAAAGTCTTTTAGGTTTTCCAGGGCTTCTACCGTCTTACTTTTTTGTTTTTTTCCTGTTTGCCGTATGTAAATGGCGGCTACATTGCGTGGAAAATATTTAACTATTTTCTGATACAGATACGGGTCTTTTTGGGAGTCGTCCCCCATTAATACAAAGCGCATTTCGGGATAAAATTCTAAAATATCCTTTATTTTTTGAAATTTATGGTCGTGACTGCCACGTCCTGAAAAGAGAAAATCGCCCAAGCCTGTTTTAATTTTCTTTAATTTAAAAACCGATTTTGGTAAGCCGTGCAACCGGGTGAAATTCAAGATAAAACTATAAAGGTTCCACTCACTACTGGAAACATAAAAAAAAGTGTTTTTTTCCATCTCCCCAGATCGTCCCGCTTCGCTCAACAGTTTATAATGATAGGCCACATCTTCAAATATCTTACGTTTTTTCACATTCTTGGTAAGAAGCACATACAGCTTTTTTAAGATATTATTGGTATGGGAGATTAAAAAAGTATCGTCTATATCTGTTATTACCCCAATTTTTCCGGGGTAAGGTTTTAGAAATTCACTCAACTGTTTGGTTTGGTAATCTTCATAATTTGCTTCAGCAGAAAATTCATGCCAACCCGCCTTTATATTTTCACAAGGGATACAAACCCTAAAATAACCGTCTTTAGTTGTTTTTGTGGTAACAATTTCATCTTGAAAAGAGATTTTTACGGTAGCATTTTCCAATGTCTTTATGGTAAACATTTCATAAATCCCTTTGGCATGTTTATACCCTTTCTTATCCGTCAATAAATAGTCTGGAGCCAAAGATCTAAATACATGTCCAAATAAAATGACTTGCTTCTCGTTTGCGTATCCCCTATACAGCTTGAGATCGAATTTCATACAATTATACTTTCCTTAATATCTATGTTTATTTATTTTGATTAATTTAGTTAAAATACTTTTTACATGGAGCATCCCAAACAAATTTTATTGATTGTAAATCCAATTTCAGGAGATAAAAATAAAAATAAGATCATTGAGAGAATCGAGAAGAAAGCCAAGAGCAATGATTTAGAAGTTTCTACCTATAAGACTACTGGAAAAAACGATTTAGAATCCATCAAGGAAAAAATTGAAAAAATCAATCCGCATCGGATAATTGTTGTGGGGGGCGATGGGACTATTAAACTTTGCGTTGATGCACTTGAAAACAAAGACATTCCCCTTGGCGTAATACCAGCTGGAAGCGCCAATGGTATGGCCGTAGACTTAGAGATTCCTTTGGATATTAAAAAGGCGGTTCATACGGCTTTAAATAAAGACCCAAAAAATATTGATGTACTTAATATTAATGGGGAAACCGCCATTCATATAAGTGATTTAGGGATTAATGCCGCTCTTGTTAAAAAATATGATGAAAGCAGTGTTCGGGGAAAACTTGGTTATGCCCTTCAATCCATTCCAACCCTTATCGACTTTAAAGATCCCTTCCGATTTAAAGTTAAGGCCAATGATAATTTAAAGGAAGGTAGCGCCATGATGATTGCCATTGCCAACGCCCGAAAATATGGGAATGGTGCTGTTATTAATCCACTTGGAAAATTAAATGACGGAAAGTTTGAAATCCTCATCTTTAAAACCCTACAAATTAATAAGATACTACAAACTGTTCTCAATAAAATCCCATTAGATGACGATTTTGTAGAAGTAATTTCTACCGACTATGCAGAGATTGAAACTACAAACCCGATTCCATTTCAAATAGACGGCGAATATATCGCTGAAACCAAGAACATAACTATTCGTATGGAAAAAAAGCAATTGGCCATTGTTTATTAAAGTGCAATGAAATGAAGAGTAAAAAACCTATTAAGTAAAATTTCACTTACAAATATTCGTGAAAACTTCGTTAATTAAACCTATTAATTTTGGTAGGGCTCTACTTCTTCTTACCTTAGATCTGTAAATATAAATATGAATTTTTAATATGAAAAAAACTGGGTTTATCCTAACTGCCCTTGTGTTGTTTATTGCTTTAGGCTGTAAACAAAAGGAAAAAACTTCCGAAGTAAAAAAAGAAGAAGTAACCGAAACCGAAAAAAAACAACCGTTAAAGCTTAAAGATTCGCTGCGATTTACCGCATTTAAAACAGAACAAAAAATAGGAGTCAACGGTACTTTTACAGACATACAACTTTCTGACTTCCATGATGAAAAAGAAAATATGGTTGATTTGCTTACGGGAGCTAACTTTAAAATCAATACCAAAAGTATTTATACAAAAGACCCAGCAAGAGATGCAAAATTGGAGAAATTCTTTTTTGAGAACCTAGCTTCCTCAGAAATTACTGGGAAGTTTAAAAGTTTTAACTCTGAAAAAGCGATGGTTCAACTGGAAATGAATGGTATCGAAAAAGAAATTCCATTCGAACTAAATGCTACTAAAGATCAGGTAGAATTATCTGGAAGCATTGATATGATAGAGGATTTTTCAGCCAACAAAGCGTTTCAGGCCATACACGAAGCTTGTAAAGTTTTGCATGAAGACAAAACATGGACTGATGTTGACTTAAAAATTATCATCAGCAAATAAAAAAAGTTCAAAATTTAAGCTAACTTTATAAAAATTAGCCCTTTAAAACTGAATCAAAACCTGCTTGTGTAGGATTAAATTAAGTTTAACCAAAAAAAAGTAAAATGAAAAAAATAGGATTAAGTCTTATAGCTCTCATGCTGATTTTTACGGTAGCATGTAAGCAAAAAGAAAAGAAAGAAGAAAGCGTTGATAAAGAAGCAACCACAGAAGTAAAAGAAGAAGTAAAACAAGAAGCCAAGAAAGTAAAAGTCTCCATGGGGTCTGAAAGCGATTCCAACGTTAGTGGAAATGTTGTTTTTAAAGAAGAAAATGGCATGGTAACTATGACAGCAGTTTTCGATGGATTGAATCCAGGTACCCACGCTATACATTTGCATGAAAAAGCAGATTGCAGTGCCCATGATGGAACTTCTGCCAATGGACACTGGAACCCTACCAATGAAAAACATGGAAAATGGGGAAGTCCGGATGGATATCACAAAGGAGACATTGGAAACTTTGAAGCAGATGAGAATGGAAATGGAGCCGTTACCTTTGAAACCGACGAGTGGTGTATTGGTTGTGGAGATGCCAATAAGGATATTCTCAACAGAGCGGTTATTGTACACCAAGGCGGAGACGACTTTACATCTCAGCCGAGTGGAGATGCAGGTGCCCGTGTAAGTTGTGGCGAGGTTGTAATGTAATTTCAACTTTTTTACATATACAATATTGTTAAAGACTGCTTTATTGCAGTCTTTTTTTTGTCAATCTAAAAACAAATTTGTTTCTTTAAAGTATAAATTCTCTTTTACCATGGAGCAAGAGCTACTTATGAAACGTATCGTAGAAAAAGACCCAAAAGCTTTCGATACACTTTACCAAAATTATTCCCAAAGTTTACTAGGTGTTATTTACAACATTGTTAAAAGTGAAGAAATTGCTGAAGAAATTCTTCAAGATGTCTTTATAAAAATATGGGATAAGGCCAATACCTATACACCAGCCAAGGGGAGAATTTTCACTTGGATGTTAAATATAGCGCGTAATGCGGCCATTGATAAAACTAGATCTAAAGGATTTAATAAAAGTAAACAAAACCTAAGCTCAGAAAATTTCGTAGATATTTTAAAACATCACGATAACTTAAACGACCAAGTTGATGCGATTGGAATTTCGAAATATGTTACCAAATTAAAGGAAACGTGTAAGTCGTTAATAGAACTTTTATATTTTAAAGGTTTTACACAAAAAGAGGCCTCAGAAGAACTTAACATCCCTATTGGTACCGTAAAAACAAGAAATAGAAATTGTATTTCAAACTTAAGGGAAATGCTACTTAGATAATGGATATTAGAGAATACATAGAATCAGGAATTTTAGAGCTTTATGTAGCGGGAGTGCTTACAGAAAAGGAAAATAATGAAGTATCTGAAGCTATTAGGGAACATCTTGAACTTAAAAGTGAAGTTGAAGAAATAGAAACAGCTATTGTAAAACTTACGGCAGCGGTTGCCCCTAAAGATGCGCAGAAACTTTACGATAAAATTAAAACCAAGGTTCTAAATGAAGAACCTAAAGTGATACCAATAACACGTAAGAAAACCAACTGGGCGGCTTATACAGGTTGGGCAGCAGCTGTTATTCTTGCCGTTGGACTCTTCTATTTATACGAACAGAAAAACGATATTGAGTACGAACTTCAAATAACAGATGCTAAAAACGCTGTTTTAGAAAACAAAATAGCCAAAACCAGCAGAGACTTACAAAAGGCTGAAGAATTGGTAACCTTACTTCGCGCACAGGATATTACCACTATTAATCTGGGTGGCCAGCAGGTAGCCCCAGAGTCTTACGCTAAGGTATACTGGAAAAAAGACAACAATGTAGTTTATATTGATGCTTTGGGGCTTCCAGAACCACCACCGGGCAAAGTGTACCAGGTATGGTCTTTAACTTTAGACCCTCTTACCCCAACAAGTATTGGTTTACTGGACGATTTTGTAAGCGATGATAATAAGGTATTTGAGCTTCAAAATCCGAACGAATCCCAAGCATTTGGAATTACCCTAGAGCCAGCTGGTGGTAGCGAAACACCAACCATGGAACAATTATATACCTTGGGTATCGTACAATCGTAACCAATGCTATAAATGAGTTTTAGAGGTTATGGATGTTCCTTATGTTGCTGACAAAGAATTTAAAGGAGAGAATTACGAAACTTCTAAGTTTCCAAAAGCAGAATACGATCATTGTACTTTTATAAACTGTACTTTTAAAGACACCAATGTAAGCAATATTCAGTTCTTGGAATGCACCTTTGAAGATTGTGATTTTAGTATGGCCAATATTAAAAATA from Galbibacter sp. BG1 harbors:
- a CDS encoding anti-sigma factor domain-containing protein; the protein is MDIREYIESGILELYVAGVLTEKENNEVSEAIREHLELKSEVEEIETAIVKLTAAVAPKDAQKLYDKIKTKVLNEEPKVIPITRKKTNWAAYTGWAAAVILAVGLFYLYEQKNDIEYELQITDAKNAVLENKIAKTSRDLQKAEELVTLLRAQDITTINLGGQQVAPESYAKVYWKKDNNVVYIDALGLPEPPPGKVYQVWSLTLDPLTPTSIGLLDDFVSDDNKVFELQNPNESQAFGITLEPAGGSETPTMEQLYTLGIVQS
- a CDS encoding diacylglycerol/lipid kinase family protein, which produces MEHPKQILLIVNPISGDKNKNKIIERIEKKAKSNDLEVSTYKTTGKNDLESIKEKIEKINPHRIIVVGGDGTIKLCVDALENKDIPLGVIPAGSANGMAVDLEIPLDIKKAVHTALNKDPKNIDVLNINGETAIHISDLGINAALVKKYDESSVRGKLGYALQSIPTLIDFKDPFRFKVKANDNLKEGSAMMIAIANARKYGNGAVINPLGKLNDGKFEILIFKTLQINKILQTVLNKIPLDDDFVEVISTDYAEIETTNPIPFQIDGEYIAETKNITIRMEKKQLAIVY
- a CDS encoding M1 family metallopeptidase, which codes for MKKTFIAVLSLFLATSIHAQETGLFNNTETFTKQDTLRGSITPERAWWDLNYYHLSVTVDPDEKYISGKNVIRYKVLKSNQTLQIDLQPPLKIEKVTQNNKELEFTSEVNAHFVQLKEPQKKGDYNEILVYYSGNPKEAVRAPWDGGFSWKKDKNGKPFIATSCQGLGASIWWPNKDHMYDEVDSMKISVTTPKGLMDVSNGRLVGVDMEENTNTFHWKVNNPINNYGVNVNIGDYVHFGEKYKGEKGILDMDYYVLSYNLEKAKEQFKQAPKMMEAFEHWFGPYPFYEDGYKLVEVPYLGMEHQSSVTYGNQYKNGYLGRDLSGTGWGLKSDFIIVHESGHEWFANNITYKDIADMWIHESFTAYSENLFIDYYYGKEAAAEYVIGTRKNIQNDIPIIGKYDVNNEGSGDMYYKGANMLHTLRQLVEDDEKWRAILRGLNKDFYHQTVTTEQIENYLSEKTGKNLDAFFNQYLRTVMIPNLEYKIENKMLKFRYTDVVENFDMPIQVYLNDKEEWIFPTTKWKEISADKKIETFKVDEDFYIDSNKV
- a CDS encoding superoxide dismutase family protein produces the protein MKKIGLSLIALMLIFTVACKQKEKKEESVDKEATTEVKEEVKQEAKKVKVSMGSESDSNVSGNVVFKEENGMVTMTAVFDGLNPGTHAIHLHEKADCSAHDGTSANGHWNPTNEKHGKWGSPDGYHKGDIGNFEADENGNGAVTFETDEWCIGCGDANKDILNRAVIVHQGGDDFTSQPSGDAGARVSCGEVVM
- a CDS encoding RNA polymerase sigma factor codes for the protein MEQELLMKRIVEKDPKAFDTLYQNYSQSLLGVIYNIVKSEEIAEEILQDVFIKIWDKANTYTPAKGRIFTWMLNIARNAAIDKTRSKGFNKSKQNLSSENFVDILKHHDNLNDQVDAIGISKYVTKLKETCKSLIELLYFKGFTQKEASEELNIPIGTVKTRNRNCISNLREMLLR
- a CDS encoding App1 family protein yields the protein MKFDLKLYRGYANEKQVILFGHVFRSLAPDYLLTDKKGYKHAKGIYEMFTIKTLENATVKISFQDEIVTTKTTKDGYFRVCIPCENIKAGWHEFSAEANYEDYQTKQLSEFLKPYPGKIGVITDIDDTFLISHTNNILKKLYVLLTKNVKKRKIFEDVAYHYKLLSEAGRSGEMEKNTFFYVSSSEWNLYSFILNFTRLHGLPKSVFKLKKIKTGLGDFLFSGRGSHDHKFQKIKDILEFYPEMRFVLMGDDSQKDPYLYQKIVKYFPRNVAAIYIRQTGKKQKSKTVEALENLKDFNMPTCYFKDSAIAISHSKKIGLL
- a CDS encoding YceI family protein, with translation MKKTGFILTALVLFIALGCKQKEKTSEVKKEEVTETEKKQPLKLKDSLRFTAFKTEQKIGVNGTFTDIQLSDFHDEKENMVDLLTGANFKINTKSIYTKDPARDAKLEKFFFENLASSEITGKFKSFNSEKAMVQLEMNGIEKEIPFELNATKDQVELSGSIDMIEDFSANKAFQAIHEACKVLHEDKTWTDVDLKIIISK